From a region of the Geothrix sp. 21YS21S-2 genome:
- a CDS encoding PAS domain S-box protein, protein MVSLLSPRSKWMPYGLGAGLVLLAGLARVWPLHALGGHLIWLTFYPAVILAALYGGMRAGLAATALSCAVVLWGLPWFAGLEPVRDGMGLLGMGLFIAITTILAWLSETSGRSRVRQRRAEAERERFFTLSLDMLCISNADGYFKRLSPAFTETLGWSMEELLTRPFLDLVHPDDREATLREVERQVRLGEKVLQFENRYLHKDGSWRWLSWRSVPVADGSMYATARDVTLLKDAETALRLSQGALVESEHLLRSLNSDLERRVEARTAEVRQALATLDATEDGAFVFEPGTLRFTYVNEGAVRQTGYTRAELLARTAPELLPGEEAEGFNAYLAQLAAGESPSLQLTTTHRHKDGHEIPVEIKIQYVTPARESPRFIYLARDITERRLQDLAVHRSQRIEALGTLAGGVAHDLNNALTPILMGVEALREQFPDAPSAVLDLLEASAKRGAALVRQLLAFARGTEGVKEPIQSGLILAELAGLLKSTFPKNIQVELIGRDDLPPLWGDATQVNQVLLNLCVNARDAMPDGGRLTLEARVQEVAGPVPDALPASRPGPYLVLDVRDTGTGIPPEILSKIFDPFFSTKPIDKGTGLGLATVVAILKGHEGFLQVLTEPGHGTTFRVHFPLARPGYHEWQVQAPGAAQSGEGRTLLVVDDEAGVLTMAAIVLRRLGFEVVTAVDGVDGLMRAEDHRKVLHGVITDLHMPALDGLDFVRALRRLLPAIPIIVSSGRMEDEALETFRSLGVGGFLEKPFSEGQIRAVLQAQGLLGRGHLKV, encoded by the coding sequence ATGGTCTCCCTGCTGTCGCCACGCTCGAAATGGATGCCCTACGGCCTCGGCGCCGGCCTGGTCCTCCTCGCCGGACTGGCCCGGGTCTGGCCCCTGCACGCCCTGGGCGGGCACCTCATCTGGCTGACCTTCTACCCTGCGGTCATCCTCGCGGCGCTCTACGGGGGGATGCGCGCGGGCCTGGCCGCCACCGCCCTGTCCTGCGCCGTGGTCCTCTGGGGCCTGCCCTGGTTCGCCGGACTCGAGCCGGTGCGGGACGGCATGGGCCTCCTGGGCATGGGGCTCTTCATCGCCATCACGACCATCCTGGCCTGGCTGTCGGAGACCTCGGGGCGCAGCCGGGTCCGCCAGCGGCGGGCGGAAGCTGAGCGGGAGCGCTTCTTCACCCTGTCCCTGGACATGCTCTGCATCTCCAATGCCGACGGCTACTTCAAGCGGCTGAGCCCGGCGTTCACCGAGACCCTGGGCTGGAGCATGGAGGAACTCCTCACCCGGCCGTTCCTGGACCTCGTGCACCCCGATGACCGGGAGGCGACGCTGCGGGAGGTGGAGCGGCAGGTGCGCCTGGGCGAGAAGGTGCTCCAGTTCGAGAACCGGTACCTTCACAAGGACGGCTCGTGGCGGTGGCTCTCCTGGCGCTCGGTGCCCGTGGCCGACGGCTCCATGTACGCCACGGCCCGGGACGTCACCCTGCTCAAGGACGCCGAAACGGCCCTGCGGCTTTCCCAGGGGGCCCTGGTGGAGAGCGAGCACCTCCTGCGCTCCCTCAATTCCGACCTGGAGCGCCGGGTCGAGGCGCGCACCGCCGAGGTCCGCCAGGCGCTGGCGACCCTCGACGCCACGGAGGACGGCGCCTTCGTCTTCGAGCCCGGCACCCTCCGGTTCACCTACGTCAACGAAGGCGCCGTGCGCCAGACGGGCTACACGAGGGCCGAACTGCTCGCCAGGACCGCGCCCGAGCTCCTGCCCGGGGAGGAGGCCGAGGGTTTCAACGCGTACCTGGCCCAGCTGGCGGCGGGGGAATCGCCCTCCCTGCAGCTGACGACCACGCACCGGCACAAGGACGGACACGAGATCCCGGTGGAGATCAAGATCCAGTACGTGACCCCCGCCCGGGAGTCGCCCCGGTTCATCTACCTCGCCCGGGACATCACGGAGCGCCGGCTCCAGGACCTCGCCGTGCACCGGTCCCAGCGCATCGAGGCGCTGGGGACCCTGGCCGGCGGCGTGGCCCACGACCTGAACAACGCGCTCACGCCCATCCTGATGGGCGTGGAGGCGCTGAGGGAGCAGTTCCCGGATGCCCCTTCGGCCGTCCTGGACCTGCTGGAGGCCAGCGCCAAGCGCGGGGCCGCCCTGGTGAGACAGCTGCTGGCCTTCGCCAGGGGCACCGAGGGTGTCAAGGAACCCATCCAGAGCGGTCTCATCCTCGCCGAACTGGCCGGCCTCCTGAAAAGCACCTTCCCCAAGAACATCCAGGTCGAGCTGATCGGCCGGGACGACCTGCCGCCGCTGTGGGGGGACGCCACCCAGGTCAACCAGGTCCTCCTGAACCTCTGCGTCAACGCGCGGGACGCCATGCCCGACGGCGGGAGGCTGACCCTCGAGGCCCGGGTCCAGGAGGTGGCGGGCCCCGTCCCCGACGCCCTCCCTGCCTCCAGGCCGGGACCCTACCTCGTCCTGGACGTGCGGGATACCGGAACGGGCATTCCTCCGGAGATCCTCTCCAAGATCTTCGACCCCTTCTTCTCCACCAAGCCCATCGACAAGGGCACGGGCCTGGGGCTCGCCACGGTGGTGGCCATTCTGAAGGGCCACGAGGGCTTCCTCCAGGTGCTGACCGAACCCGGCCACGGCACGACCTTCCGGGTGCACTTCCCCCTGGCCCGCCCCGGCTACCACGAATGGCAGGTCCAGGCGCCCGGGGCAGCGCAGTCCGGGGAGGGGAGGACCCTCCTGGTGGTGGACGACGAGGCCGGGGTGCTCACCATGGCGGCCATCGTCCTCAGGCGCCTGGGTTTCGAGGTGGTGACCGCCGTGGACGGCGTGGACGGCCTGATGCGCGCCGAGGACCACCGGAAGGTCCTCCACGGCGTGATCACCGACCTGCACATGCCGGCCCTCGACGGCCTGGATTTCGTCCGCGCCCTGAGGCGGCTCCTGCCGGCCATCCCCATCATCGTCTCCAGCGGCCGCATGGAGGACGAGGCCCTGGAGACCTTCCGCTCCCTGGGGGTCGGGGGCTTCCTGGAAAAGCCGTTCTCGGAGGGGCAGATCCGCGCCGTGCTGCAGGCGCAGGGCCTGCTGGGCAGGGGCCACCTGAAAGTCTAG
- a CDS encoding cytochrome c: MPFPRLALLVLLCGASLAAQSRKEAPPFGGDYPKYWLDVCARCHGVNGNGRDNAGQQLPDNGFDFTDSRKAGRKKDSDWVRITLEGKEKMPAFKGKMTPEQAQKMITDIIRPFGAKH, translated from the coding sequence ATGCCCTTCCCACGCCTCGCTCTCCTCGTCCTCCTCTGCGGAGCGTCCCTGGCCGCCCAGAGCAGGAAGGAGGCCCCGCCCTTCGGCGGCGACTACCCCAAGTACTGGCTGGACGTGTGCGCCCGCTGCCACGGCGTGAACGGCAACGGCCGCGACAACGCCGGCCAGCAGCTGCCCGACAACGGCTTCGATTTCACCGACAGCCGCAAGGCCGGGCGGAAGAAGGATTCCGACTGGGTCCGCATCACCCTGGAAGGCAAGGAGAAGATGCCGGCCTTCAAGGGCAAGATGACCCCCGAGCAGGCCCAGAAGATGATCACCGACATCATCCGTCCCTTCGGCGCCAAGCACTAG
- a CDS encoding DUF5777 family beta-barrel protein, which translates to MTPCLRTAALCLASSLLFGESSEYPLGVNLPTGDMMQFWDLGIAFTHRFSTPASGHGKDAYGLDGYAYPGFGVDFGFKPVKGLNVILYRTADNKTFTFALQQRLLNADVVRMALRAERFDEVVRRTETPLGTVGLTGAACQLPTEFFLGDFGILTVVPTWLSRTTTQKKAVFTAGAGLRIDFTDKLGFVAEYYPRPPKIDKAFKPGYAAGFTYKTFKHRFTLVGTNTSGTTANQVLSGDYGGGARSTGQWALGFNVARTF; encoded by the coding sequence ATGACCCCATGCCTGCGAACCGCCGCCCTGTGCCTGGCCTCGAGCCTCCTCTTCGGCGAGTCATCCGAATACCCCCTGGGGGTCAACCTGCCCACGGGCGACATGATGCAGTTCTGGGACCTGGGGATCGCCTTCACCCACCGCTTCTCCACGCCCGCCTCCGGCCACGGCAAGGACGCCTACGGCCTGGACGGCTACGCCTATCCGGGCTTCGGCGTGGACTTCGGGTTCAAGCCCGTCAAGGGCCTCAACGTGATCCTCTACCGCACGGCGGACAACAAGACCTTCACGTTCGCCCTCCAGCAGCGGCTCCTCAACGCCGACGTCGTGCGCATGGCCCTCCGGGCCGAGCGGTTCGACGAGGTGGTCAGGCGCACCGAGACCCCCCTCGGCACCGTGGGCCTCACCGGCGCCGCCTGCCAGCTGCCCACGGAATTCTTCCTCGGGGACTTCGGGATCCTGACGGTGGTTCCCACCTGGCTGAGCCGCACCACCACCCAGAAGAAGGCCGTCTTCACGGCGGGAGCGGGACTGCGCATCGATTTCACCGACAAGCTGGGCTTCGTGGCCGAGTACTACCCGCGCCCCCCGAAGATCGACAAGGCCTTCAAGCCGGGCTACGCCGCGGGCTTCACCTACAAGACCTTCAAGCACCGGTTCACCCTGGTGGGCACCAACACCTCGGGCACCACGGCCAACCAGGTCCTGTCCGGGGACTACGGCGGGGGCGCGCGCTCCACGGGCCAGTGGGCCCTGGGGTTCAACGTCGCCCGGACCTTCTGA
- a CDS encoding methyltransferase domain-containing protein — protein MWNPAGYLRFEQERTRPSRDLCARIPAAAPASVLDTGCGPGNSTQVLRERWPGARVTGMDNSPEMIAAARRNDPEGDWVLADLADFGGGPYDVVFSNAVLQWLPDHHLLLPRLMDLVARGGHLAVQMPTGKDSPARLAMEKAAAHPRFAGRLPGAEPTLTFKDPGFYYDLLAPLATQVDLWETTYHHVLPGHEAVVKWFETTGMRPYLERLEPGDQAFFKELVLEGVREAFPLSRDGNLLMPFLRLFFVVQK, from the coding sequence ATGTGGAACCCCGCCGGCTACCTCCGCTTCGAGCAGGAACGCACCCGCCCCTCCCGGGACCTCTGCGCGCGCATTCCCGCCGCGGCCCCCGCTTCCGTCCTGGACACGGGCTGCGGCCCCGGGAACAGCACCCAGGTCCTGCGGGAGCGCTGGCCCGGCGCCCGGGTCACGGGCATGGACAACTCCCCCGAGATGATCGCCGCCGCCCGGAGGAACGATCCGGAAGGCGACTGGGTCCTCGCGGACCTGGCGGACTTCGGGGGAGGACCCTACGACGTGGTCTTCTCCAACGCCGTCCTGCAGTGGCTTCCGGACCACCACCTGCTCCTGCCCCGCCTCATGGACCTGGTGGCCAGGGGCGGCCACCTGGCGGTGCAGATGCCCACCGGCAAGGATTCCCCCGCGCGCCTGGCCATGGAGAAGGCCGCCGCGCACCCGCGGTTCGCGGGGCGCCTGCCCGGGGCCGAGCCGACGCTCACCTTCAAGGACCCCGGCTTCTACTACGACCTCCTGGCCCCCCTGGCCACGCAGGTGGACCTCTGGGAGACCACCTACCACCACGTCCTGCCCGGCCACGAGGCCGTGGTGAAGTGGTTCGAGACCACCGGCATGCGCCCCTACCTGGAGCGCCTGGAGCCCGGGGACCAGGCCTTCTTCAAGGAGCTGGTCCTCGAGGGCGTCCGGGAGGCCTTCCCCCTGAGCCGGGACGGGAACCTGCTCATGCCCTTTTTGCGGCTGTTCTTCGTGGTCCAGAAATAA
- a CDS encoding M1 family metallopeptidase gives MRLFLALAFVLSLGGTVPRLDLALTLEGAPRQVQDLRWSVGHGQLQVPSGTADRVLAGGKPVGVFFTGQGTFRYASAYAPEFPVFRHNMESNSLPVRPYGARWEEGPGTLGFTMKIEEGLVLGMPSEILAALPAAPGPLKSAFDAHQRKFSLEAQPGMAATYYHGKEHLLAYAAANAPGKRLALAEVMGGDYAVIHRFDDAWSQVEALDAVASTFTDQREYRWFLPLSFQPLGWVMADQPLPTYILQDVVLKLDARPEQMSDLAVDETLMPFQPMRILPLQMLNFVRRGGSKTSVRVASVKDAAGKELAFSHMGDELLVDLGRTVPADQPVKLSFAIEGMLMFNVDNFDCWKLGVEPWFPQPDIGGQFYTIRALIRVPRPYVPLAGGTTIRREAEGNLNCLEVAFTKPVEAFTVFAGSYQVQEETQGGQLVRVAAYHTQGSGMQKLSNLAFGLIEVYSALLGPFPFREFNIIQDRSFGYGQAPPGIMIITDEAFSGQMDDLAKLFTTNVNQRFAHEIAHQYWGHALKATSWEEEWLQEAFAEYCAGEALRSIRSKGESAFEGAVARWKTNAESAASVAPIALANRICIIKDPSNLESRRRYGLLYGKGPLLLQRIRERVGDADFYRFLRLLQGQFQGKFLTTADVQKLLEAVTRQDFKAFFDQYYWGLALPPKGGR, from the coding sequence ATGCGCCTGTTCCTCGCCCTGGCCTTCGTCCTGTCTCTGGGCGGGACCGTCCCCCGCCTCGATCTCGCCCTGACCCTGGAAGGAGCCCCCCGCCAGGTGCAGGATCTGCGCTGGTCCGTGGGCCACGGGCAGCTCCAGGTGCCCAGCGGCACCGCGGACCGAGTGCTCGCCGGCGGCAAGCCCGTGGGCGTGTTCTTCACCGGCCAGGGCACCTTCCGTTACGCCTCCGCCTACGCCCCGGAGTTCCCCGTGTTCCGCCACAACATGGAGAGCAATTCGCTCCCCGTGCGCCCCTACGGCGCCAGGTGGGAGGAGGGGCCCGGCACCCTGGGCTTCACCATGAAGATCGAGGAGGGCCTCGTGCTGGGGATGCCCTCGGAGATCCTGGCGGCCCTGCCCGCGGCGCCCGGCCCTCTCAAATCCGCCTTCGACGCGCACCAGAGGAAGTTCTCCCTGGAGGCCCAGCCCGGCATGGCCGCCACCTACTACCACGGGAAGGAGCACCTCCTGGCCTACGCCGCGGCCAACGCGCCCGGCAAGCGCCTGGCCCTGGCCGAGGTCATGGGCGGCGACTACGCCGTCATCCACCGTTTCGACGACGCCTGGAGCCAGGTGGAGGCCCTGGATGCGGTGGCATCGACCTTCACCGACCAGCGCGAGTACCGCTGGTTCCTGCCCCTGTCCTTCCAGCCCCTGGGCTGGGTCATGGCCGACCAGCCCCTGCCCACCTACATCCTCCAGGACGTGGTGCTCAAGCTGGACGCGCGCCCGGAGCAGATGTCGGACCTGGCCGTGGACGAGACGCTGATGCCCTTCCAGCCCATGCGCATCCTCCCGCTGCAGATGCTCAACTTCGTACGCCGGGGCGGCAGCAAGACGTCGGTCCGGGTCGCCTCGGTGAAGGACGCGGCCGGCAAGGAACTGGCTTTCAGCCACATGGGCGACGAACTGCTGGTGGACCTGGGACGCACCGTGCCCGCGGACCAGCCCGTCAAGCTCTCCTTCGCCATCGAGGGCATGCTGATGTTCAACGTGGACAACTTCGACTGCTGGAAGCTGGGCGTCGAGCCCTGGTTCCCGCAGCCGGACATCGGAGGCCAGTTCTACACCATCCGGGCCCTGATCCGGGTGCCCAGGCCCTACGTCCCCCTCGCCGGCGGCACCACGATCCGCCGCGAGGCCGAGGGGAACCTGAACTGCCTGGAGGTGGCCTTCACCAAGCCCGTGGAGGCCTTCACGGTCTTCGCCGGATCCTACCAGGTCCAGGAGGAGACCCAGGGCGGCCAGCTGGTGCGGGTGGCCGCGTACCACACCCAGGGCTCCGGCATGCAGAAGCTCAGCAACCTCGCCTTCGGACTCATCGAGGTCTACTCCGCCCTCCTGGGCCCCTTCCCCTTCCGGGAATTCAACATCATCCAGGACCGCTCCTTCGGCTACGGCCAGGCGCCGCCGGGGATCATGATCATCACCGACGAGGCCTTCAGCGGCCAGATGGATGACCTCGCCAAGCTGTTCACCACCAACGTCAACCAGCGCTTCGCCCACGAGATCGCCCACCAGTACTGGGGCCACGCCCTCAAGGCCACCAGCTGGGAGGAGGAGTGGCTCCAGGAGGCCTTCGCGGAGTACTGCGCCGGCGAGGCCCTCCGCTCCATCCGGAGCAAGGGCGAGTCTGCCTTCGAGGGCGCCGTGGCGCGGTGGAAGACCAACGCCGAGTCCGCGGCCTCCGTTGCCCCCATCGCCCTGGCCAACCGCATCTGCATCATCAAGGACCCCTCGAACCTGGAGTCCAGGCGCCGCTACGGCCTGCTCTACGGCAAGGGCCCCCTGCTGCTCCAGCGCATCCGCGAGCGCGTGGGCGACGCGGACTTCTACCGGTTCCTGCGCCTCCTCCAGGGCCAGTTCCAGGGGAAGTTCCTCACCACGGCCGATGTCCAGAAGCTGCTGGAGGCGGTCACCCGGCAGGATTTCAAGGCCTTCTTCGACCAGTACTACTGGGGCCTGGCCCTGCCGCCCAAGGGCGGGCGCTAG
- a CDS encoding adenosine deaminase: MDLMAYIRALPKAELHLHIEGTLEPEMMFELARRNGVALPYASVEATRAAYAFHDLQSFLDVYYAGAAALVREEDFFDLGTAYFRRAAADGVVHAEFFFDPQTHTARGIPFATVLDGLERAAALARRELGVSSRLILCFLRHLPEEEAFATLEEARPHLHRIHGVGLDSSEAGHPPSKFARVFARGRELGLRAVAHAGEEGPAAYITEALDLLGAERVDHGVRCLEDPALVERLALANTPLTVCPLSNLKLKVFPGMPSHSLKRMLDAGLRVTINSDDPAYFGGYVAQNYLETAEGLGLTRADLAAVARNSLLASFVTDAERAPWLAALEAL, translated from the coding sequence ATGGATCTGATGGCCTACATCCGCGCCCTGCCCAAGGCGGAGCTCCACCTGCACATCGAAGGAACCCTGGAGCCGGAGATGATGTTCGAGCTGGCCCGGCGCAACGGCGTCGCCCTGCCCTACGCCAGCGTCGAGGCAACCCGGGCGGCCTACGCCTTCCACGACCTGCAGTCCTTCCTGGACGTCTACTACGCCGGGGCCGCGGCCCTGGTGCGCGAGGAGGACTTCTTCGACCTGGGCACGGCCTACTTCCGCCGGGCCGCGGCGGACGGGGTGGTGCACGCCGAGTTCTTCTTCGACCCCCAGACCCACACCGCCCGGGGCATCCCCTTCGCCACGGTGCTGGACGGCCTGGAACGGGCCGCGGCCCTGGCCCGGCGTGAGCTGGGCGTCAGCTCCCGGCTCATCCTCTGCTTCCTGCGCCACCTGCCCGAGGAGGAGGCCTTCGCGACCCTGGAGGAGGCCCGTCCGCACCTCCACCGCATCCACGGGGTGGGTCTGGACTCCTCGGAAGCGGGCCACCCCCCGTCGAAGTTCGCCCGGGTCTTCGCGCGCGGCCGGGAGCTGGGACTTCGCGCCGTGGCCCATGCGGGGGAGGAGGGCCCCGCCGCCTACATCACCGAGGCCCTGGACCTGCTGGGCGCCGAGCGCGTGGACCACGGGGTGCGCTGCCTGGAGGACCCGGCCCTGGTGGAGCGCCTGGCCCTCGCCAACACCCCCCTGACGGTGTGCCCCCTGTCCAACCTGAAGCTGAAGGTGTTCCCCGGAATGCCGTCGCACAGCCTCAAGCGCATGCTCGACGCGGGCCTCCGCGTCACCATCAACTCCGACGACCCCGCCTACTTCGGCGGCTACGTGGCGCAGAACTACCTGGAGACGGCCGAAGGCCTGGGCCTCACCCGCGCCGACCTGGCCGCCGTGGCGCGCAACAGCCTTCTGGCCAGCTTCGTGACGGACGCGGAACGGGCGCCCTGGCTCGCGGCGCTGGAGGCGCTCTAG
- the ggt gene encoding gamma-glutamyltransferase, whose amino-acid sequence MPMRWTLPLLCLCLAGAVSAADRVTGRAFATRSEVAAQHGMACTSQPLVTQIALDILKAGGSAVDAAIAADAALGLMEPTGAGMGGDLYALVWDAKAKKLHGLNASGRSPRSLTLEHFQKLGLKHIPPTGPLPVSVPGAVDGWFMLHGRFGKLPMKALLAPTIRYAEEGFPVSELIAYYMGRSMNSLGRYPGFRETFSVDGQRAPASGEVFRNPRLARTLALVAEGGRDAFYKGGIARKIDAYMKAQGGFLGYEDLASHHGDWLDPVSVNYRGYDVWELPGNGQGIAALQMLNILEGYDFSRIPFGSPRHLHLAAEAKKLVFEDRAKFYADPDFVKVPVQGLLSKAYAAQRRALIREDRAARRLEAGNPALKEGDTVYLTVADAEGNMVSLIQSNYRGMGSGMTPGDLGFCLQDRGELFSLEPGQANTYAPGKRPFHTIIPAFITKGGEPFLSFGVMGGEFQPQGHVQIVMNIVDFGMGVQEAGDAPRWAHEGSPEPTGEKGHLPGTVQLESGFPLETVRQLMDMGHGVAWMLGGYGGYQGIRREPRSKVYFGASESRKDGQAAGY is encoded by the coding sequence ATGCCCATGCGATGGACCCTGCCCCTCCTCTGCCTCTGCCTCGCGGGCGCCGTCTCCGCCGCCGACCGGGTCACCGGGCGCGCCTTCGCCACCCGGTCCGAGGTGGCGGCCCAGCACGGCATGGCGTGCACCAGCCAGCCCCTCGTGACCCAGATCGCCCTGGACATCCTCAAGGCGGGGGGCTCCGCGGTGGACGCGGCCATCGCCGCCGACGCGGCCCTGGGGCTCATGGAGCCCACCGGCGCCGGCATGGGCGGGGACCTCTACGCCCTGGTGTGGGACGCCAAGGCGAAAAAGCTCCATGGGCTCAACGCCAGCGGCCGGTCGCCCCGCTCGCTCACCCTGGAGCACTTCCAGAAGCTGGGCCTCAAGCACATCCCCCCCACCGGCCCCCTGCCGGTGTCGGTGCCCGGCGCGGTGGACGGCTGGTTCATGCTCCACGGCCGCTTCGGCAAGCTGCCCATGAAGGCCCTGCTGGCCCCCACGATCCGCTACGCGGAGGAGGGCTTCCCGGTGTCCGAACTCATCGCGTACTACATGGGGCGCAGCATGAATTCGCTGGGCCGGTATCCCGGCTTCCGGGAGACCTTCTCCGTGGACGGCCAGCGGGCCCCCGCCTCCGGCGAGGTCTTCCGCAATCCCCGGCTGGCCAGGACCCTGGCCCTGGTGGCCGAGGGCGGCCGGGACGCCTTCTACAAGGGCGGCATCGCCCGGAAGATCGACGCCTACATGAAGGCCCAGGGCGGCTTCCTTGGCTACGAAGACCTGGCCTCCCACCACGGCGACTGGCTGGACCCCGTGAGCGTGAACTACCGCGGCTACGACGTGTGGGAGCTCCCCGGCAACGGCCAGGGCATCGCCGCGCTCCAGATGCTGAACATCCTGGAAGGCTATGACTTCTCCAGGATCCCCTTCGGCAGCCCCCGCCACCTGCACCTGGCCGCCGAGGCCAAGAAGCTGGTCTTCGAGGACCGGGCGAAGTTCTACGCGGACCCCGACTTCGTGAAGGTGCCGGTGCAGGGCCTGCTCTCCAAGGCCTACGCCGCCCAGCGCCGGGCCCTCATCCGGGAGGACCGGGCCGCCAGGCGCCTGGAGGCCGGCAACCCCGCCCTGAAGGAAGGCGACACCGTCTACCTCACCGTGGCAGACGCCGAAGGCAACATGGTGAGCCTCATCCAGAGCAACTACCGGGGAATGGGCAGCGGCATGACCCCCGGGGACCTGGGCTTCTGCCTCCAGGACCGCGGGGAGCTCTTCAGCCTCGAACCCGGCCAGGCCAACACCTACGCCCCCGGCAAGCGCCCCTTCCACACCATCATCCCGGCCTTCATCACCAAGGGCGGCGAGCCGTTCCTGAGCTTCGGCGTCATGGGCGGCGAGTTCCAGCCCCAGGGCCACGTGCAGATCGTCATGAACATCGTGGATTTCGGCATGGGGGTCCAGGAGGCGGGCGACGCCCCGCGCTGGGCCCACGAGGGCTCGCCCGAACCCACCGGCGAAAAGGGCCACCTGCCCGGCACCGTGCAGCTGGAGAGCGGATTCCCCCTGGAAACCGTGCGCCAGCTCATGGACATGGGCCACGGCGTGGCCTGGATGCTGGGCGGCTACGGCGGCTACCAGGGGATCCGCCGGGAGCCGCGGAGCAAGGTGTACTTCGGGGCCAGCGAAAGCCGGAAGGATGGCCAGGCGGCGGGTTACTAG
- a CDS encoding BMP family ABC transporter substrate-binding protein: MNRHPLVKKALGAAALVASASLLGAPPAAAPAKIGFVYVGPVGNAGWTFQHDVARRQMEKDLGGKVTTSFVENVPEGADSERVIREMARSGCKVVFCTSFGYMNPTLAVAKAYPGTVFMHATGYKTAPNVGVYNARFYEARYLCGVMAGRLTKTHTAGIVAAFPIPEVVMGINAFTRGMRSVDPKAKVKVIWTNSWFDPGKEREAALTLITQGADMMTHDTDSTAVIQAAEEKGIGVFGYNSDEAQFGPKATLTSLVHLWGDYYTKTVKAALAGTWKSENVWGGFNKGMIALAPFGPKVPKELGASILKLRDRISAGTFHPFAGPVVDQAGTVRVPAGKNISDEDLDKMNYYVEGVDGVMPKA, translated from the coding sequence ATGAATCGACATCCGCTTGTCAAGAAGGCCCTCGGCGCGGCGGCCCTGGTCGCCTCCGCCAGTCTCCTGGGAGCCCCGCCCGCAGCGGCCCCCGCCAAGATCGGCTTCGTGTACGTCGGCCCCGTCGGCAACGCGGGCTGGACCTTCCAGCACGACGTGGCCCGCCGGCAGATGGAGAAGGACCTGGGCGGGAAGGTCACCACGTCCTTCGTGGAGAACGTGCCCGAGGGCGCCGACTCCGAGCGCGTCATCCGCGAGATGGCCAGGTCCGGCTGCAAGGTGGTGTTCTGCACCTCCTTCGGCTACATGAACCCCACGCTCGCCGTGGCCAAGGCCTACCCCGGCACCGTGTTCATGCACGCCACCGGCTACAAGACGGCCCCCAACGTCGGCGTCTACAACGCCCGGTTCTACGAGGCCCGGTACCTCTGCGGCGTCATGGCCGGCAGGCTCACGAAGACCCACACCGCGGGCATCGTCGCCGCCTTCCCCATCCCCGAGGTGGTGATGGGCATCAACGCCTTCACCCGCGGCATGCGCAGCGTCGACCCCAAGGCCAAGGTCAAGGTCATCTGGACCAACTCCTGGTTCGATCCCGGCAAGGAGCGCGAGGCCGCCCTCACCCTCATCACCCAGGGCGCGGACATGATGACCCACGACACCGACTCCACCGCCGTCATCCAGGCCGCGGAGGAGAAGGGCATCGGCGTGTTCGGCTACAACTCCGACGAGGCCCAGTTCGGCCCCAAGGCCACCCTCACCAGCCTCGTGCACCTCTGGGGCGACTACTACACGAAGACCGTCAAGGCCGCGCTGGCCGGCACCTGGAAGTCCGAGAACGTCTGGGGCGGCTTCAACAAGGGCATGATCGCCCTGGCCCCCTTCGGCCCCAAGGTCCCCAAGGAACTGGGCGCCTCCATCCTCAAGCTGCGCGACCGGATCAGCGCCGGCACCTTCCATCCCTTCGCCGGGCCCGTGGTGGACCAGGCCGGGACGGTGCGCGTGCCCGCCGGGAAGAACATCTCCGACGAGGACCTGGACAAGATGAACTACTACGTCGAGGGCGTGGACGGGGTCATGCCCAAGGCCTAG